From a region of the Danio aesculapii chromosome 4, fDanAes4.1, whole genome shotgun sequence genome:
- the LOC130222657 gene encoding LOW QUALITY PROTEIN: mediator of RNA polymerase II transcription subunit 15-like (The sequence of the model RefSeq protein was modified relative to this genomic sequence to represent the inferred CDS: inserted 1 base in 1 codon) produces MLVFDRSVTFIKWLLFFCSYCFAVLLALGACDPGPNNPSKRSIYSAAVKGGYSSQTGSSGVLVTVEKTGSDSSTSELQESGVDSTGSGSLVYGTVGNAVSIGVSGYDGSPSTNVQGSEVVSSSVLMPLQQSSSVPKPVLLTAQMQTVPYSNSQQPASSGTIAVSSPLQLSLSSGQLPQSSSQSAVHAGRRPHKPLRGKPHLSGPNIVFGSRPVQNPAFNTLKPLKQEKPASHPSLQILQYGSVPSSLAVANYELVSQSSGQTVNQPSGVQPPHVVDISVVQPSSQLIQQAVDTSVAQSSSQQLVQTSQSISQSNNQQPVHGGFAFTAQPSGLTLLKPQKGRPQFGSQLPSSTSTLHTPSSSFVVQSTSQIPVQASYQSEAQSASQKPGPTSYLSVPQIVVQPAQISYQSVAQPTVQQAEASYQSVSLSNGKQLVQVGSQSEAQPGPISYQFVAEPSLQQPAHVSLSVTQPISQQAGLSTYEYVVEQSGQPLIKPVKSHAVHQIGSKLYSCQELPQHGYQSRFRSPPRTSLPALTLHTKPVVQXQAPVKPNHPRPLTSTLQSILTPAQVLSVQQSPSRPRYTPQALLVEPMYQPLAPSSSETVSLAEYQVSPVPGQFVSLPQMLPSSQSLTQSSSSSGVPVQSSYQPLVLTSYETVLQPGFQTSSVLVPSSSQALSSPVVSNHESVYQSIQPELVSPLQVDYQSVTGQNAPGPAQNSRPSSQKLFRLLQQVKS; encoded by the exons ATGTTAGTTTTTGATCGTAgtgtaacatttattaaatggctGTTGTTCTTTTGCAGTTATTGCTTCGCAGTACTTTTAGCCCTTGGTGCATGTGATCCTGGACCTAATAATCCCAGCAAGCGATCGATTTACAGTGCTGCAGTTAAAGGGGGCTACAGTTCTCAGACTGGCTCTTCAGGCGTTCTCGTTACAGTTGAGAAAACGGGCTCTGATTCTTCCACAAGTGAACTTCAGGAATCTGGTGTTGATTCTACTGGAAGTGGTAGTCTTGTTTATGGTACTGTGGGAAATGCAGTGAGTATTGGCGTGTCTGGGTATGATGGGAGTCCGTCAACTAATGTTCAAGGATCTGAAGTCGTCAGTTCTTCTGTCTTGATGCCATTGCAGCAAAGCAGTTCTGTTCCTAAGCCAGTGCTGCTAACTGCCCAAATGCAGACTGTCCCCTATTCCAACAGTCAGCAACCAGCAAGTTCTGGAACAATAGCTGTGTCTAGCCCTCTGCAGTTGTCCCTGTCCAGTGGACAACTACCACAGTCTAGTTCCCAGTCTGCAGTGCATGCTGGTAGAAGACCCCATAAGCCTCTGAGAGGTAAACCCCACCTATCTGGTCCTAATATTGTTTTTGGTTCCAGACCAGTTCAAAATCCAGCATTCAACACTTTGAAGCCTCTTAAACAGGAAAAGCCTGCATCACATCCAAGCTTACAAATATTACAATATGGCAGTGTGCCAAGCAGCCTAGCTGTGGCTAACTATGAACTTGTCAGCCAGTCCAGTGGCCAGACTGTAAATCAACCAAGTGGTGTGCAGCCTCCACATGTTGTCGACATCTCTGTGGTCCAGCCCAGCAGCCAACTTATTCAACAGGCTGTTGACACCTCTGTGGCTCAGTCCTCCAGCCAGCAGCTAGTTCAGACAAGCCAATCTATTTCCCAGTCAAATAACCAGCAACCAGTACATGGTGGTTTTGCCTTTACGGCACAGCCCAGTGGCCTCACTCTTCTTAAGCCCCAAAAAGGTAGACCTCAGTTTGGGTCCCAGCTTCCATCCAGTACAAGTACGCTACATACACCGAGTTCTAGTTTTGTAGTGCAGTCCACTAGCCAAATACCAGTACAAGCCAGCTACCAATCAGAGGCCCAGTCTGCTTCCCAGAAGCCAGGACCAACCAGCTACCTGTCTGTGCCCCAAATTGTTGTCCAACCAGCACAAATCAGCTACCAGTCTGTAGCCCAACCAACTGTTCAACAAGCAGAAGCCAGCTATCAATCGGTGTCTCTTTCCAATGGTAAGCAACTGGTGCAGGTCGGCTCCCAATCAGAGGCCCAGCCAGGACCCATCAGCTACCAGTTTGTGGCTGAGCCCAGTCTCCAACAGCCAGCACATGTCAGCTTATCTGTAACCCAACCGATCAGCCAGCAAGCAGGACTATCCACCTATGAGTATGTCGTCGAGCAGAGTGGGCAACCCCTTATCAAGCCAGTGAAGTCTCATGCGGTTCACCAGATCGGCTCCAAGCTTTATTCATGCCAAGAGTTACCTCAGCATGGTTACCAGTCGAGGTTTCGGTCTCCACCTAGAACCAGTCTTCCAGCCCTAACTCTGCACACCAAACCTGTTGTAC TTCAGGCACCTGTAAAGCCCAACCATCCCAGACCCCTCACATCAACTCTCCAATCCATTTTAACACCAGCTCAAGTGCTATCTGTCCAGCAGTCTCCATCTCGGCCAAGGTACACTCCCCAAGCTTTGCTAGTGGAACCCATGTACCAGCCCCTGGCACCGTCAAGTTCAGAGACCGTCTCTCTTGCTGAATATCAGGTATCTCCTGTTCCAGGGCAGTTTGTTTCCCTGCCTCAAATGCTGCCCAGTAGTCAGTCTCTCACTCAGTCCAGCTCTTCCTCTGGTGTGCCAGTGCAGTCCAGCTACCAGCCTCTGGTACTAACAAGTTATGAGACCGTCTTACAGCCTGGATTTCAGACCTCTTCAGTGCTTGTGCCATCAAGTTCCCAAGCATTGAGCAGTCCAGTAGTGTCAAACCATGAGTCTGTGTATCAGTCAATTCAACCTGAACTTGTATCTCCACTACAGGTGGATTATCAGTCTGTCACAGGTCAAAATGCTCCTGGACCTGCTCAAAATAGTAGGCCTTCATCCCAGAAGTTGTTCAGACTGTTGCAGCAAGTGAAGTCCTAG